A stretch of Alkalicella caledoniensis DNA encodes these proteins:
- a CDS encoding DUF5698 domain-containing protein: MTHIIFTLIGLFLITALTNIFATLKSILLAKKIMNPVYFLVFADAIIFATVLGKVTNSEGVHFIVAYALGKTMGVFIGGKIEEKIGLGILEVDLFLNNKDKMVQVAEKLREEGYTVNNYLARGNNGDRRYKVEVVIKRKEFKILESIMGQCGVTEPTLKIKNLNKVEGKITTTRLIKAT, from the coding sequence ATGACACATATAATATTTACACTTATTGGCTTGTTTTTAATAACAGCCCTTACTAATATTTTCGCTACTCTTAAGAGCATATTGCTTGCAAAAAAAATAATGAATCCAGTATACTTTTTAGTATTTGCAGATGCTATAATCTTCGCAACAGTACTAGGAAAGGTTACCAACTCAGAAGGGGTTCACTTCATAGTGGCCTATGCTTTAGGAAAAACCATGGGTGTTTTCATTGGAGGTAAGATTGAAGAAAAAATCGGATTAGGTATTTTAGAAGTAGACTTATTCTTAAACAACAAAGACAAGATGGTCCAAGTTGCAGAGAAGCTAAGGGAAGAAGGCTATACAGTTAACAACTACCTAGCTAGGGGTAATAACGGAGACAGAAGATACAAGGTAGAGGTTGTTATAAAAAGAAAAGAGTTCAAAATACTAGAAAGCATAATGGGCCAATGTGGTGTTACAGAACCAACCTTAAAAATAAAGAACTTAAATAAAGTAGAAGGTAAAATAACGACCACTAGACTAATTAAAGCCACTTAA
- a CDS encoding DUF362 domain-containing protein, which yields MRERKIKEPIVGLSSNKNEQQSIIQGLELLPIKQIITQGDRVVITPNWVKANDPSTGTVVGPQTLQELIRYVKRFNPKEIIIATGSGGDQTTSVFKKVGYDKAIQEEAVKFVDLNFGPYVDIDLGHSIINRTKINSLIENMDVLISFTQLKQHEEATMSAAIKNIALGWPPAEIHGFPKKQTGIHEDLHGFIVAMAKKIPIDLSIVSVDKGMIGTGPSDGKAVDTEGLTIVSTDPVAADAIGGRLLGFLPQAIQYIYALYNAKVGEADPNNMIIKGMTLEQAEKIFSKAAYGQEIVLDKDNKIKGMHGNMPK from the coding sequence GTGAGAGAAAGAAAGATTAAAGAACCAATCGTTGGCTTATCTAGCAATAAAAATGAGCAACAATCTATTATTCAGGGATTAGAACTGTTGCCCATAAAACAAATAATTACTCAAGGGGATAGAGTAGTTATCACACCTAACTGGGTGAAAGCAAATGACCCTAGTACCGGTACAGTAGTAGGGCCTCAAACCCTACAAGAACTAATAAGATATGTAAAAAGGTTTAATCCTAAAGAAATAATTATAGCCACTGGGTCCGGTGGTGATCAGACTACTAGTGTTTTTAAAAAAGTTGGCTATGATAAAGCTATCCAAGAAGAAGCAGTTAAATTTGTAGACTTAAATTTTGGTCCTTACGTGGATATAGACTTAGGCCATAGCATAATAAATAGGACAAAGATAAATAGTCTTATAGAAAATATGGATGTTTTAATTAGTTTTACTCAATTAAAACAACACGAAGAGGCAACAATGAGTGCTGCCATTAAAAATATTGCACTGGGGTGGCCCCCTGCAGAGATACATGGCTTTCCTAAAAAACAGACTGGTATCCATGAAGATTTACATGGATTTATTGTTGCCATGGCTAAGAAGATACCCATAGATCTATCCATTGTAAGTGTTGACAAGGGCATGATAGGAACAGGACCTTCTGATGGCAAGGCTGTGGACACAGAAGGGTTAACCATAGTATCAACTGACCCTGTAGCTGCCGATGCAATAGGTGGAAGGTTATTAGGATTCTTACCACAGGCCATTCAATACATATATGCTCTCTACAATGCTAAGGTAGGAGAAGCTGATCCTAACAACATGATAATTAAAGGTATGACACTAGAACAAGCAGAAAAAATATTCTCCAAAGCTGCCTATGGACAGGAGATTGTTTTAGATAAAGACAATAAAATAAAAGGAATGCATGGCAACATGCCCAAATGA
- a CDS encoding helix-turn-helix transcriptional regulator — MPLLNRLKEHRARLGVNQADLGKMAGVSRQTISLIERGDYSPSITLALKLAKIFSVTVEEIFAYEEEEGE; from the coding sequence ATGCCACTTTTGAATCGACTAAAGGAGCATAGGGCCAGATTAGGTGTGAATCAAGCTGATCTAGGTAAGATGGCAGGAGTTTCAAGGCAAACTATTAGCCTGATAGAGAGAGGGGACTATTCCCCATCTATTACACTGGCACTGAAGCTTGCTAAAATATTTTCTGTAACTGTGGAAGAGATATTTGCTTATGAAGAAGAGGAGGGTGAATAA
- a CDS encoding DUF3169 family protein — translation MKLKNSYLKIMLWILGGLIIGVVGAIIGSYGIEKAREGLEAASSFLITNIFWIQLTVGIGFSIISIANFYKSKNLMSNSVGDDTEDDTDNLEENIDIRQGKALVFSSINYIASFTLFGIAIDQNNNWFIGSIIIFLGVIFFSSFMDITVVNLVKKREPLKKGDPAEMKFEKEWIDSCDEAEKYMIYQASYKTFTMMKYTLLGALVLTVISKQAFNTGNFAIVLVGALWLVQTISFNVQSGKQENIKGISS, via the coding sequence ATGAAGTTAAAGAATTCTTACTTGAAAATAATGCTTTGGATTTTGGGAGGCCTAATTATTGGTGTCGTGGGAGCAATCATAGGTAGCTATGGTATTGAAAAAGCTAGGGAAGGTTTGGAAGCTGCATCTAGTTTTCTTATAACTAATATATTCTGGATTCAACTAACAGTGGGTATTGGTTTTAGTATCATCTCAATAGCTAATTTCTACAAATCCAAAAATTTAATGTCAAATAGTGTAGGAGATGATACAGAGGATGATACAGATAATCTAGAAGAAAATATTGATATAAGGCAAGGTAAAGCATTGGTATTCAGCTCCATAAATTATATTGCTAGTTTTACACTCTTTGGTATTGCTATTGATCAAAATAACAATTGGTTCATAGGTTCCATAATTATTTTTCTGGGAGTTATATTCTTTTCATCATTCATGGATATTACTGTTGTTAATCTAGTAAAGAAGAGAGAACCTTTGAAAAAAGGGGATCCTGCGGAAATGAAGTTTGAAAAGGAATGGATTGATAGCTGCGATGAAGCAGAAAAATACATGATATACCAAGCATCATATAAAACTTTTACAATGATGAAATATACACTCTTAGGTGCACTGGTACTAACTGTAATATCTAAGCAGGCTTTCAACACTGGAAATTTTGCAATCGTACTAGTGGGGGCTCTATGGCTTGTACAAACAATATCTTTCAATGTTCAATCTGGTAAACAAGAAAACATAAAAGGAATTAGTAGTTGA